In the genome of Raphanus sativus cultivar WK10039 chromosome 4, ASM80110v3, whole genome shotgun sequence, one region contains:
- the LOC108851993 gene encoding transcription factor bHLH67 produces MERFQGQINPCFLDRKTDARSLEVQGFAEAQSFAFKEEEEEESMQDTVPFLQILQSEEPSFLRLLSLQNLKETWEIERFLSHEGYPHFYQNQVSASSIEGTKQALSSQEADVILLRSSSSPTQHKRKNRDLLAPYMTREKRKRRKTKPSQNIEEIENQRINHIAAERNRRRQMNEHINSLRLLLPPSYIQRGDQASIVGGAINYAKVLEQIILSLELQKRTQHSRVENRVHEDETCAPRIEATLIQNHVNLRVVCRKKQGQLIKGIISLEKLRLTVLHLNIATTSHLLVSYRFNLEMENGCELESANDITKAAHQIFDI; encoded by the exons ATGGAGAGGTTTCAAGGACAAATCAACCCTTGT TTTCTTGATAGAAAAACAGATGCAAGAAGCCTAGAAGTTCAAGGGTTTGCAGAGGCACAAAGCTTTGcctttaaagaagaagaagaggaagagagcaTGCAAGATACAGTGCCATTTCTACAGATACTGCAAAGTGAAGAACCGAGCTTTCTAAGGCTATTGTCTCTTCAGAACCTCAAAGAGACTTGGGAAATCGAAAGGTTTCTTTCACACGAGGGTTATCCACACTTTTATCAGAACCAAGTTTCAGCATCATCCATCGAAGGAACGAAACAAGCTTTGTCTAGTCAAGAAGCAGACGTGATACTCCTCCGTTCTAGTTCTTCCCCAACACAACACAAGCGCAAGAACAGAGACTTGCTGGCTCCTTATATGACTcgagagaagaggaagaggaggaaaaCTAAACCAAGTCAAAACATTGAAGAGATAGAGAATCAAAGGATAAACCACATTGCTGCTGAACGAAACCGACGGCGACAGATGAATGAACATATCAACTCTCTCCGTTTACTTCTCCCACCTTCTTACATCCAACGA GGAGACCAAGCATCCATAGTGGGAGGAGCAATAAACTACGCGAAGGTCCTCGAGCAAATCATACTATCACTTGAGTTGCAAAAGAGAACGCAACATAGTAGAGTAGAAAACAGAGTTCATGAAGATGAAACTTGCGCCCCAAGAATCGAAGCCACATTGATACAAAACCACGTTAACCTTAGAGTTGTATGTCGGAAGAAACAAGGACAGCTTATAAAAGGAATCATCTCACTCGAAAAGCTTCGACTCACTGTTCTTCATCTCAATATCGCGACTACGTCTCATTTACTTGTCTCTTATCGCTTCAACCTCGAG atGGAGAATGGTTGTGAACTTGAATCAGCCAACGACATAACAAAGGCGGCACATCAGATCtttgatatttga